The genome window ATAAACAAACTTGAAAAATTTGAGTCTATAGATGAATTTTTAAAGTCGGAGCAAAAATATTCCAAGGGTGTTTATTTCTTTTTTGATCCTGCTGAAAAAATCAATAATGGTTATAATAGAATTATTAGAGTTGGAAGTCACGGTTTATCAGCTGGGGTTAAAAGTAATTTAAAAGGAAGATTGAGACAACATAAAGGTTTTATTAATGGTGGTGGAAATCGTAGGGTTTCAGTTTTTAGAAGACATGTAGGTAATGCCATTATAAAGAAAGAAAATTTTGACGAAAATCAAGTGCGAGATGAAGTTTTAGAAAAAATGATTAGTGACTATATTAATAGTTTACCTTTAGCGGTTTTATTATTTGAAGATAAGTGTAAATTGAGAAAAGATATTGAAAAAAAATCGATAAGATTACTTTCTGAAAATATGGAAAATATTAACATAAATTGGCTTGGGACATATTCTAATAATGAAAAAATTAAAAAATCTGGTTTATGGAATATACAACATGTAAAAATAAAAAAAGAAAATGAAAAATGTGCTGAAATTAAAGAATTCTTGATAGCGTTAGAGACTTTAGTAAAATTACAAAATAATAAGGAATAGATATTTAATTATAAATTAAACTCAATTAATATTCTGCCGATGTTAAGGTTTTATAGTTGGTGGGTTGGTTGTTATGAAAAAGATATATGTTATCAGTTTGGAAAAATTAGCACTTTAAGACTTGAAAATACTGTTTTTTTCATTAGAATGATATTTTTCTCGATAAAGTCGACTTGTCATAAAAAATATTATTGGCTATTTTTCAAGTAATTCTTGAATTTTATTGGTAAGTAAATTATTATTAAATGGAAACATAATAAATTTTCAGAGACTGAAGAACAGATTTAGTTTGTTGTTCGGTCTTTGCTTTTAAATTTGAGCTTTAAGAGGAGTTTTTACAGTGATTACTAAAGAAACTATTGAAAGAATAAATGAATTAGCACGTAAAAAACGTGAATTTGGTCTTTCGGAAATTGAGTTAAAAGAGCAAGCGAAATTACGCAAATTATATATTGATAATATTAAAACACAACTTCGTGATACTTTAGAATGTATTGAGTTTGTGGATGAGCCTGCGAAAACTTCAGTAAAATTAAATTAAAAGGGGCAGTTAAAATGAAAATAGTAGTAACAATAGTTGGAAAAGATCGTGTAGGGATTATTGCAATGGTTAGCAATATTTTAGCTGATAATAAAGTTAATATTTTAAATATCAACCAAAATATTTTAGAAGGTTTTTT of Negativicutes bacterium contains these proteins:
- a CDS encoding DUF896 domain-containing protein, with the protein product MITKETIERINELARKKREFGLSEIELKEQAKLRKLYIDNIKTQLRDTLECIEFVDEPAKTSVKLN